The Carassius gibelio isolate Cgi1373 ecotype wild population from Czech Republic chromosome B12, carGib1.2-hapl.c, whole genome shotgun sequence genome has a segment encoding these proteins:
- the hcar1-4 gene encoding hydroxycarboxylic acid receptor 3, producing MSNITSCTEPQNLVSSILKPVVILEFIFGVPGNVFALWILFFKSPWKACNVYLLCLVISDLLLLIGLPFQLDYLFRGEDWIFGESCCRLILYIISVNYSASVAFMSILAVDRFFRILHPHHRICRMSVRQAIMFVSMVWIVVLLLRLPTALNLVLTSQKNSSKLTCHTFLSWTSPSVQMRIYNSVQLIEVLLAFALVVFCFVRVSFHVHGRQSKGAHRRVKRAVRLLLFLVIIFVLCFLPTVTSGIFLQVLSCSELLMVCFHASLALTYMNSALDSVIYCHVNAWFRDTLKGKTNSLGITKFKMSAKTNRKR from the coding sequence ATGAGTAACATCACCTCCTGCACAGAACCTCAGAACCTAGTTTCTTCCATTTTAAAGCCTGTtgtcattttggagttcatttttgGAGTGCCTGGAAATGTGTTTGCTCTGTGGATTTTGTTCTTCAAGTCTCCATGGAAAGCCTGCAATGTGTATCTCCTCTGCTTGGTGATATCTGACCTGCTACTCCTCATTGGACTGCCTTTCCAATTAGATTACCTCTTTCGTGGTGAAGACTGGATATTTGGCGAATCCTGTTGCCGGCTCATTTTATACATCATATCAGTAAACTACTCGGCAAGTGTGGCTTTCATGTCAATTTTAGCTGTGGACCGCTTCTTCAGGATCCTTCACCCACACCATCGCATTTGTCGAATGAGTGTGAGACAAGCTATAATGTTTGTTAGCATGGTTTGGATAGTTGTTCTACTCCTTCGCCTTCCAACCGCCCTGAACCTGGTTCTCACATCACAGAAAAACTCTTCAAAGCTCACATGCCACACTTTTCTCTCATGGACATCGCCGTCGGTTCAGATGAGGATATATAATTCAGTCCAGCTGATAGAGGTCCTGTTAGCATTTGCActggtggtcttctgctttgTGCGGGTTTCCTTTCACGTCCATGGCCGCCAGTCGAAGGGGGCACACCGCAGGGTGAAGCGGGCAGTGAGATTGCTTCTGTTTCTTGTGATCATATTTGTTCTGTGTTTCCTGCCTACAGTCACTTCTGGCATCTTCCTTCAAGTGTTATCCTGTTCAGAACTCCTCATGGTGTGTTTTCATGCTTCTTTGGCTTTAACCTACATGAACAGTGCACTGGATTCAGTCATCTACTGCCACGTTAATGCTTGGTTTCGTGACACCCTAAAGGGCAAAACCAACTCATTGGGAATTACGAAGTTCAAGATGAGTGCGAAAACGAACAGAAAACGTTAA